The Neisseria sicca genome includes a window with the following:
- a CDS encoding competence/damage-inducible protein A has translation MNAFNLIIIGDEILHGSRQDKHFAFFKSLLESRGLKLNQVQYLPDEPDLLVKQLRRSFSDGLPTFVTGGIGSTPDDHTRQAAAAALDLPVARHPEAAKFIEAVTLKRGEPLDAPEHAQRLKMADFPAGAELVPNPFNNIAGFSIREHYFFPGFPVMAHPMAEWVLDTYYADRFNQTERGSRSVYVFGQPESRVAPIMEYVEHTYPGVLSYSLPSVGWQNADGTAVKPHIEFGIKAEGEACRDLDKAWDEVLQRLKDLGAELKDTPD, from the coding sequence ATGAACGCTTTCAACCTCATCATCATCGGCGATGAAATTCTGCACGGCAGCCGCCAAGACAAGCATTTCGCCTTTTTCAAATCCCTGCTGGAATCGCGCGGGCTGAAGCTCAATCAGGTGCAATACCTGCCCGACGAACCTGATTTGCTGGTCAAACAACTGCGCCGCAGCTTTTCAGACGGCCTGCCGACTTTCGTTACCGGCGGCATCGGTTCCACGCCCGACGACCACACCCGCCAAGCTGCCGCCGCCGCTTTGGATTTGCCCGTCGCCCGCCATCCCGAAGCCGCCAAGTTCATCGAAGCCGTTACCCTTAAACGCGGCGAACCGCTTGACGCCCCCGAACACGCCCAGCGCCTGAAAATGGCGGATTTTCCCGCAGGTGCAGAGCTTGTGCCCAACCCGTTCAACAACATCGCCGGATTTTCCATCCGCGAACATTATTTCTTCCCCGGCTTCCCCGTGATGGCGCACCCGATGGCGGAATGGGTTTTGGATACTTATTACGCCGACCGCTTCAACCAAACCGAACGCGGCAGCCGCAGCGTGTATGTATTCGGTCAGCCCGAATCGCGTGTCGCGCCGATTATGGAATACGTCGAACACACCTACCCGGGCGTGCTCTCTTACAGCCTGCCCAGCGTCGGCTGGCAGAATGCGGACGGAACGGCGGTCAAACCGCATATCGAATTCGGCATCAAGGCGGAAGGCGAAGCGTGCCGCGATTTGGATAAAGCATGGGACGAAGTATTGCAGCGTTTGAAGGATTTGGGCGCAGAGTTGAAAGATACGCCTGATTGA
- a CDS encoding surface lipoprotein assembly modifier codes for MYKPSACLLLFLAAPVLAAPVLAAPRSDFSDDRTAQRLWQNTRQTMQEQEQKVREYRLDIPSENIGQTAETDPEADQGEALFNAVNHSDWQTVRPLLERYTQQTEYDPDIALFARASLARGEGRWKAAKQDYETLLQRHPDFTRGRLDYARLLFEGRLNREATSEFMRLQNEDLPEAVKENIGHFRDSLNQRQSWQGSLSVGAVHNSNINEASGKVWCKTEIDGECWEEFSGDKPISANGIKYEAASVRRWQIKGHHGIAARALGYGRFYRDHKDFNEHTLNLSAGYQFENHRHTFALAPLVEWNGSGGKTLNRAYGVRSEWNLDKGSWTWNTEAEWKYLSYSDKTRLLDGNLISVYNTLSYFPRNDLMLYGGIDWQQRKAKEPVDSYRLISARLGAAKMFEAGFDASASATFGIRSHREENAVLEQRRRDKEQTYRLSIGADRWKFGGLKPVLSYKHRRVHGNTDWLYSYKQNEVGLSLVKSF; via the coding sequence ATGTACAAACCGTCTGCCTGCCTTCTCCTGTTTCTCGCCGCCCCCGTCCTTGCCGCGCCCGTCCTTGCCGCGCCCCGTTCTGACTTTTCAGACGACCGTACCGCGCAACGCCTGTGGCAGAACACCCGCCAAACCATGCAGGAACAGGAACAAAAAGTGCGCGAATACCGCCTCGACATTCCCTCCGAAAACATCGGGCAGACAGCCGAAACCGACCCCGAAGCCGACCAAGGCGAAGCCCTGTTCAACGCCGTCAACCACAGCGACTGGCAGACCGTGCGCCCGCTGCTTGAACGTTATACACAGCAAACCGAATACGACCCCGACATCGCCCTCTTTGCCCGCGCCTCGCTCGCCCGCGGCGAAGGCAGATGGAAAGCCGCCAAACAAGACTACGAAACCCTGCTGCAACGCCACCCCGACTTCACGCGCGGACGGCTCGATTACGCCCGCCTGCTCTTTGAAGGTCGTCTGAACCGCGAAGCCACTTCCGAATTTATGCGCCTTCAAAACGAAGACCTGCCCGAAGCCGTCAAAGAAAACATCGGACATTTCCGCGATTCCTTAAACCAACGCCAAAGCTGGCAGGGCAGCCTTTCCGTCGGTGCCGTCCACAACAGCAACATCAACGAAGCCAGCGGTAAAGTGTGGTGTAAAACCGAAATCGACGGCGAATGCTGGGAAGAGTTTTCCGGCGACAAACCCATTTCCGCCAACGGCATCAAATACGAAGCCGCCTCCGTCCGCCGCTGGCAGATTAAAGGACACCACGGCATCGCCGCCCGCGCGCTCGGCTACGGCCGCTTCTACCGCGACCATAAAGACTTCAACGAACACACACTCAACCTCAGCGCAGGCTACCAGTTTGAAAACCACCGCCACACCTTCGCCCTTGCCCCGCTCGTCGAATGGAACGGCAGCGGCGGCAAAACCCTCAATCGCGCCTACGGCGTACGCAGCGAGTGGAACCTCGACAAAGGCAGCTGGACTTGGAACACCGAAGCCGAGTGGAAATACCTCTCCTATTCCGACAAAACCCGCCTGCTCGACGGCAACCTCATCTCCGTTTACAACACCCTGTCCTACTTCCCGCGCAACGACCTCATGCTCTACGGCGGCATAGACTGGCAGCAGCGCAAAGCCAAAGAACCGGTGGACAGCTACCGCCTCATCTCCGCACGGCTGGGCGCGGCAAAAATGTTTGAAGCCGGCTTCGACGCCTCCGCTTCCGCCACCTTCGGCATCCGCAGCCACCGCGAAGAAAACGCCGTACTCGAACAACGCCGCCGCGACAAAGAGCAAACCTACCGCCTCAGCATAGGCGCGGATCGCTGGAAATTCGGCGGACTCAAGCCCGTCCTCAGCTACAAACACCGCCGCGTCCACGGCAACACCGACTGGCTGTACAGCTACAAACAAAACGAAGTCGGTCTGTCGCTGGTCAAATCGTTCTAA
- a CDS encoding thiol:disulfide interchange protein DsbA/DsbL: MKLKALALTAALLALTACDNKAQTSVPADSAPAASAASAAPVALVEGLNYTTLSTPIPQQQAGKVEVLEFFGYFCPHCAHLEPVLSKHAKTFKDDTYLRTEHVVWGDEMKPLARLAAAVDMAVADTKDIANSHIFDAMVNQKVKLQDPETLKKWLAEQTAFDGKKVLAAYESPESQTRADKMAELTNTYKIDGTPTVIVGGKYKVEFADWESGMKTIDLLADKVREEQKTAK, encoded by the coding sequence ATGAAACTGAAAGCCTTGGCGCTTACCGCCGCCCTGCTTGCCCTGACCGCCTGCGACAACAAAGCCCAAACCAGCGTCCCTGCCGACAGCGCGCCCGCAGCCTCAGCAGCTTCCGCTGCACCTGTCGCTTTAGTTGAGGGGCTTAACTACACCACACTCAGCACACCTATTCCCCAACAGCAGGCAGGTAAAGTCGAAGTCCTCGAATTTTTCGGCTACTTCTGTCCACACTGCGCCCACCTCGAGCCCGTTTTAAGCAAACACGCCAAAACCTTCAAAGACGACACCTACCTTCGTACTGAACACGTTGTTTGGGGCGATGAGATGAAACCGTTGGCGCGCCTTGCTGCCGCCGTCGATATGGCGGTCGCAGACACCAAAGACATTGCAAACAGCCATATCTTTGATGCTATGGTTAATCAGAAAGTCAAACTGCAAGACCCTGAAACCCTCAAAAAATGGTTGGCCGAGCAAACCGCTTTTGACGGCAAAAAAGTCCTCGCCGCCTACGAATCCCCCGAAAGCCAAACCCGCGCAGACAAAATGGCAGAGCTGACCAACACCTACAAAATTGACGGCACGCCTACCGTCATTGTCGGCGGCAAATACAAAGTCGAATTTGCCGACTGGGAATCAGGTATGAAAACCATAGACCTGCTTGCAGACAAAGTACGCGAAGAACAAAAAACTGCCAAATAA
- a CDS encoding glycosyltransferase codes for MSITVSLIVPVYNGGKFAAGLCRHFAGLHKAVEGIEFIVVNDGSTDDTSAQFRQFFNEHPELQAQLIDTPNGGVSRARNIGLSKVRGEYVMFMDHDDNVDPPLMTGLVEKMKRSDADILQFNVDARYPANEDEVIGLADYMDRYPFWSCVWAYIYKRNLLEKAGLKFIEGMKYLEDGVFLTEYFLQCKTVIASNTVVYDYVDNPESAMRSKRTPEQTKKYLDDIGLAVREYTRLLATPGQPPKVARRLLEIRDSFQFIHLVSMLKSGVSTDELFRRLEENGYDFRMAGYPSKFNRRRDVRLLCHVFRSRLLLKLLAASKIMAKD; via the coding sequence ATGTCGATAACAGTTTCGCTCATCGTCCCCGTCTATAATGGCGGAAAATTTGCGGCAGGTTTGTGCCGTCATTTTGCAGGTCTGCATAAGGCTGTCGAAGGGATAGAATTTATTGTTGTAAACGACGGTTCTACCGATGATACATCGGCTCAGTTCAGGCAGTTTTTCAATGAACATCCCGAATTGCAGGCGCAGTTGATTGATACGCCCAACGGCGGAGTCAGCAGGGCGCGCAATATCGGTTTGTCCAAAGTGCGCGGGGAATATGTGATGTTTATGGATCACGACGACAATGTTGATCCGCCGCTTATGACAGGTTTGGTTGAAAAAATGAAACGTTCCGATGCGGATATACTCCAATTCAATGTTGATGCGCGCTATCCTGCCAATGAGGATGAGGTTATCGGTTTAGCGGATTATATGGACCGCTATCCGTTTTGGTCGTGCGTTTGGGCGTATATCTACAAACGCAACCTGTTGGAAAAAGCAGGTCTGAAATTTATCGAAGGCATGAAATATTTGGAAGACGGCGTATTTTTGACCGAGTATTTTTTGCAATGCAAAACCGTCATTGCCAGCAATACCGTTGTTTATGATTATGTCGACAACCCTGAATCCGCTATGCGCAGCAAGCGTACGCCCGAGCAGACGAAGAAATACCTCGACGACATCGGTTTGGCAGTAAGGGAATATACGCGCCTGCTCGCTACGCCTGGGCAGCCGCCTAAAGTTGCCCGCAGGTTATTGGAAATACGGGATTCCTTCCAATTCATCCATTTGGTTTCGATGCTTAAAAGCGGTGTTTCTACGGACGAACTGTTCCGCAGGCTGGAAGAAAACGGCTACGATTTCCGAATGGCGGGCTATCCCAGCAAATTCAACCGCCGCCGCGACGTACGCCTTTTGTGCCACGTATTCCGCAGCCGTTTGTTGTTAAAGCTTCTGGCGGCTTCCAAGATCATGGCGAAAGATTGA
- a CDS encoding DUF421 domain-containing protein, which produces MEAYSLLALKLLMGILGLVLQINLLGKGNLAPTSAMDQVQNYVLGGIIGGVIYSDSVGLLQFFLVLILWTLLVLSLKFIKNHNHWVKSIIDGKSVWVIVNGEIQTEECMKNGISAHDLMFKLRAAGIYEIAAVKRAVMEQNGQLTVIQYGDESLRYPLITDGQIDHDILEIIKRDNEWLKQELDRLHLDASKVYIGEYIDGKLVAHPYP; this is translated from the coding sequence ATGGAAGCATACTCCCTCCTTGCCCTCAAACTCCTTATGGGAATTTTAGGTTTGGTTTTGCAAATCAACCTTTTAGGTAAAGGCAACCTCGCCCCCACCTCCGCCATGGATCAAGTGCAAAACTATGTTCTCGGCGGCATCATCGGCGGCGTGATTTACAGCGACAGCGTCGGGCTTTTACAGTTTTTCCTCGTGCTGATTTTGTGGACGCTGTTGGTCTTGAGTCTGAAATTCATCAAAAACCACAACCACTGGGTCAAATCCATCATTGACGGGAAGTCCGTCTGGGTCATCGTTAACGGTGAAATCCAAACCGAAGAATGTATGAAAAACGGCATCAGCGCACACGACCTGATGTTTAAGCTCCGTGCCGCCGGTATCTACGAAATTGCCGCCGTCAAGCGCGCCGTCATGGAGCAAAACGGGCAGCTTACCGTTATCCAATACGGCGACGAAAGCTTGCGTTACCCCCTGATTACCGACGGGCAAATCGACCATGACATCTTAGAAATCATCAAACGCGACAACGAGTGGCTGAAACAGGAACTTGACCGCCTCCATCTTGATGCCTCGAAAGTCTATATCGGTGAATACATAGACGGGAAATTGGTGGCACATCCTTATCCTTGA
- the argG gene encoding argininosuccinate synthase, whose translation MSQNNTILQHLPIGQKVGIAFSGGLDTSAALLWMKLKGALPYAYTANLGQPDEDDYNAIPKKAMEYGAENARLIDCRAQLAHEGIAAIQCGAFHVSTGGIAYFNTTPLGRAVTGTMLVSAMKEDDVNIWGDGSTYKGNDIERFYRYGLLTNPALKIYKPWLDQQFIDELGGRHEMSEFLIANGFNYKMSVEKAYSTDSNMLGATHEAKDLEFLNSGIKIVKPIMGVAFWDENVEVKPEEVSVRFEEGVPVALNGKEYADPVELFLEANRIGGRHGLGMSDQIENRIIEAKSRGIYEAPGMALLHIAYERLVTGIHNEDTIEQYRINGLRLGRLLYQGRWFDSQALMLRETAQRWVAKAITGEVTLELRRGNDYSILNTESPNLTYQPERLSMEKVEDAAFTPLDRIGQLTMRNLDITDTRAKLGIYSQSGLLSLGEGSVLPQLGNKK comes from the coding sequence ATGAGCCAAAACAATACTATCCTGCAACACCTCCCCATCGGTCAAAAAGTCGGCATCGCCTTCTCCGGCGGTCTTGATACCTCTGCCGCGCTGTTGTGGATGAAACTCAAAGGCGCGCTGCCTTATGCCTACACTGCCAACCTCGGTCAGCCCGATGAAGACGACTACAACGCCATTCCCAAAAAAGCGATGGAATACGGTGCGGAAAACGCTCGCCTGATTGATTGCCGCGCGCAGTTGGCACATGAAGGCATCGCCGCCATCCAATGCGGCGCGTTCCACGTTTCCACCGGCGGCATCGCCTATTTCAACACCACGCCTTTAGGCCGCGCCGTTACCGGCACCATGCTCGTTTCCGCCATGAAGGAAGACGACGTCAACATTTGGGGCGATGGCAGCACCTACAAAGGCAACGACATCGAGCGTTTCTACCGTTACGGCCTCTTGACCAATCCCGCGCTGAAAATCTACAAACCTTGGCTCGACCAACAATTTATCGACGAACTCGGCGGCCGTCACGAAATGAGCGAATTTCTGATTGCCAACGGTTTCAACTACAAAATGTCGGTTGAAAAAGCTTACTCCACCGATTCCAATATGCTCGGCGCAACGCATGAAGCCAAAGATTTGGAATTCCTCAACAGCGGCATCAAAATCGTCAAACCCATCATGGGCGTTGCCTTCTGGGACGAAAACGTCGAAGTCAAACCCGAAGAAGTCAGCGTGCGCTTTGAAGAAGGCGTGCCCGTTGCATTGAACGGCAAAGAATACGCCGACCCCGTCGAACTCTTCCTCGAAGCCAACCGCATCGGCGGTCGCCACGGCTTGGGTATGAGCGACCAAATCGAAAACCGCATCATCGAAGCCAAATCGCGCGGCATCTACGAAGCCCCGGGCATGGCGTTGCTCCACATCGCCTACGAACGCTTGGTTACCGGCATCCACAACGAAGACACCATCGAACAATACCGCATCAACGGCTTACGCCTCGGCCGCCTGCTCTATCAAGGCCGCTGGTTCGACAGCCAAGCCCTGATGTTGCGCGAAACCGCCCAACGCTGGGTCGCCAAAGCCATTACCGGCGAAGTAACCCTCGAACTGCGTCGCGGCAACGACTACTCGATTCTGAACACCGAATCGCCCAACCTGACCTACCAACCCGAACGCCTGAGCATGGAAAAAGTCGAAGACGCCGCGTTCACCCCGCTCGACCGCATCGGCCAGCTCACCATGCGCAACCTCGACATCACTGACACCCGCGCCAAACTGGGTATTTACTCGCAAAGCGGTTTGTTGTCGCTGGGCGAAGGTTCGGTATTGCCGCAGTTGGGCAATAAGAAATAA
- the murJ gene encoding murein biosynthesis integral membrane protein MurJ: MNLLGALAKVGSLTMVSRILGFVRDTVIARAFGAGMATDAFFVAFKLPNLLRRVFAEGAFAQAFVPILAEYKETRSKEATEAFIRHVAGMLSFVLVIVTALGILAAPWVIWISAPGFAKEADKFQLSIDLLKITFPYILLISLSSFVGSVLNSYHKFSIPAFTPTFLNISFIVFSLYFIPYFDPPVTALAWAVFVGGILQLGFQLPWLAKLGFLKLPKLNFKDAAVNRVMKQMAPAILGVSVAQISLVINTIFASYLQSGSVSWMYYADRLMELPSGVLGAALGTILLPTLSKHAANQNTEQFSGLLDWGLRLCMLLTLPAAVGLAVLSFPLVATLFMYREFTLFDAQMTQHALIAYSFGLIGLIMIKVLAPGFYARQNIKTPVKIAIFTLVCTQLMNLAFIGPLKHVGLSLAIGLGACINAGLLFYLLRKHGIYQPGKGWGSFLGKMLLSLVVMGGGLWAAQAYLPFEWVHVGGLRKAGQLCILIAIGGGLYFVSLAAMGFRPRDFKRVETH, translated from the coding sequence ATGAATTTGTTAGGGGCTTTGGCCAAGGTCGGCAGCTTGACGATGGTGTCGCGCATACTTGGATTTGTGCGTGATACGGTAATTGCCCGAGCGTTTGGTGCGGGTATGGCAACCGACGCTTTTTTTGTGGCTTTTAAACTACCGAACCTGCTGCGCCGCGTATTTGCGGAAGGGGCGTTTGCACAGGCTTTTGTGCCGATTTTGGCGGAATATAAGGAAACGCGTTCGAAAGAGGCGACGGAGGCGTTTATCCGCCATGTGGCGGGGATGCTGTCGTTTGTCCTGGTGATCGTTACCGCGCTGGGCATTCTTGCCGCGCCTTGGGTAATTTGGATTTCCGCGCCCGGTTTTGCCAAGGAGGCGGACAAGTTTCAGCTTTCCATCGATTTGCTGAAGATTACGTTCCCATATATTTTATTGATTTCGTTGTCTTCCTTTGTCGGCTCGGTACTGAATTCTTATCATAAGTTCAGCATTCCTGCGTTTACGCCGACGTTTTTGAATATTTCTTTTATCGTCTTTTCGCTGTATTTCATACCGTATTTTGATCCTCCCGTTACTGCGCTGGCTTGGGCAGTCTTTGTCGGCGGGATTTTGCAGCTTGGCTTTCAGCTCCCTTGGTTGGCGAAACTGGGCTTTTTGAAACTGCCCAAACTGAATTTTAAAGATGCGGCGGTCAACCGCGTGATGAAACAGATGGCGCCTGCGATTTTGGGCGTGAGCGTGGCACAGATTTCCTTGGTCATCAACACGATTTTTGCTTCTTATCTGCAATCGGGCAGCGTTTCGTGGATGTATTACGCCGACCGCCTGATGGAGCTGCCCAGCGGCGTTTTGGGGGCAGCGCTCGGTACGATTTTGCTGCCAACTTTGTCCAAACATGCCGCCAATCAGAATACGGAGCAGTTTTCCGGACTGCTCGACTGGGGTTTGCGCCTGTGTATGCTGCTGACCCTGCCGGCGGCGGTCGGTCTGGCGGTGTTGTCGTTCCCGCTGGTGGCGACGCTGTTTATGTACCGAGAATTCACGCTGTTTGACGCGCAGATGACGCAACATGCGCTGATTGCCTATTCTTTCGGTTTAATCGGCTTAATCATGATTAAAGTGTTGGCACCCGGTTTCTATGCGCGGCAAAACATCAAAACGCCCGTCAAAATTGCCATCTTTACGCTCGTTTGCACGCAGTTGATGAACCTTGCCTTTATCGGCCCTCTGAAACACGTCGGGCTTTCGCTTGCCATCGGTTTGGGCGCGTGTATCAATGCGGGATTGTTGTTTTACCTGTTGCGCAAACATGGTATTTACCAACCCGGTAAAGGGTGGGGGAGTTTTCTGGGTAAAATGCTGCTGTCGCTTGTCGTGATGGGTGGCGGATTGTGGGCGGCGCAGGCTTATCTGCCTTTTGAGTGGGTGCATGTCGGCGGTTTGCGTAAAGCCGGTCAGTTGTGCATCTTGATTGCGATAGGCGGCGGTTTGTATTTCGTTTCGCTGGCTGCGATGGGTTTTAGACCGAGAGATTTCAAACGGGTGGAAACGCACTGA
- a CDS encoding DUF3290 family protein: MKFFTHFYLENHMYFNDYLKYVLIFAALVVLLLAVSQYLRHRMDTKYRDLSIIALLLLILISGIQYLSYSERQNFAADTSRMVGFLNTLIENQKVEKRDISVNSTHLYNGMIVGIKNQYYEVHFNQDFSAYTLTPINLVNNNIELIDKE; the protein is encoded by the coding sequence ATGAAATTCTTCACACACTTTTATCTTGAAAACCATATGTATTTCAACGACTACTTGAAATACGTCCTCATTTTTGCCGCGCTCGTCGTCCTGTTGCTCGCCGTGTCGCAATACCTGCGCCACCGCATGGACACCAAATACCGCGACCTGAGCATCATTGCCCTGCTGCTGCTTATCCTCATCAGCGGCATCCAATATCTCTCGTACAGCGAACGCCAAAACTTCGCCGCGGATACATCGCGCATGGTCGGTTTTCTCAATACCCTGATTGAAAACCAAAAAGTGGAAAAGCGCGACATCAGCGTCAACAGCACGCACCTATACAACGGCATGATCGTCGGCATCAAAAACCAATACTACGAAGTCCATTTCAATCAAGACTTCTCCGCCTACACCCTGACCCCCATCAATCTGGTCAACAACAACATCGAACTTATCGACAAAGAATAA
- a CDS encoding oxidative damage protection protein codes for MTRMVHCVKLGKEAEGMKFPPLPNELGKRIFENVSQEAWNAWTRHQTMLINENRLSLADPRAREYLAQQMEQYFFGDGADAVQGYVPPQE; via the coding sequence ATGACCCGTATGGTTCACTGCGTCAAACTCGGCAAAGAGGCCGAAGGTATGAAATTCCCGCCACTGCCCAACGAGCTGGGCAAGCGTATTTTTGAAAATGTGTCCCAAGAGGCTTGGAATGCGTGGACGCGTCATCAAACCATGCTGATTAACGAAAACCGCCTAAGCCTTGCCGACCCGCGCGCGCGCGAATATTTGGCGCAGCAGATGGAGCAGTATTTCTTCGGAGACGGGGCGGATGCTGTTCAGGGCTATGTCCCTCCGCAAGAATAA
- the obgE gene encoding GTPase ObgE, whose protein sequence is MKFIDEAKIEVAAGKGGNGATSFRREKFVPRGGPDGGDGGKGGSVWAEADENTNTLVEYRFVKRYQAKNGEKGHGSDRYGAGADDIVLKMPVGTLIRDLDTDEIVADLTHHGQRVCLAKGGKGGLGNIHFKSSVNRAPKQSTPGEEGETRSLQLELKVFADVGLLGMPNAGKSTLITAVSAARPKIANYPFTTLHPNLGVVRIDENHSFVMADIPGLIEGAAEGAGLGHRFLKHLSRTGLLLHVVDLAPFDETVNPAEEALAIINELRKYDEELYGKPRWLVLNKLDMLDEEEAQARTAAFLEAIGWHYLKPDDRFQFDMETPRLFQISALTHQGTQELVHQINQYLAEKKRIEAEKAEAEQAAVNTEIAEQQPKTDTGVFKPE, encoded by the coding sequence ATGAAATTCATCGACGAAGCAAAAATCGAAGTCGCCGCAGGCAAAGGCGGTAATGGCGCAACCAGTTTCCGCCGCGAAAAATTCGTACCGCGCGGCGGTCCTGACGGCGGCGACGGTGGCAAAGGCGGCAGCGTCTGGGCAGAAGCCGACGAAAACACCAACACCCTCGTCGAATACCGCTTCGTCAAACGCTACCAAGCCAAAAACGGCGAAAAAGGCCACGGCTCCGACCGCTACGGCGCAGGTGCGGACGACATCGTCCTCAAAATGCCCGTCGGCACCCTTATCCGCGACCTCGACACCGACGAAATCGTCGCCGACCTCACCCACCACGGCCAGCGCGTCTGCCTCGCCAAGGGCGGCAAAGGCGGCTTGGGCAATATCCACTTCAAATCCTCCGTCAACCGCGCCCCGAAACAATCCACGCCCGGCGAAGAAGGCGAAACCCGTTCCCTGCAACTCGAACTCAAAGTCTTCGCCGATGTCGGCTTATTAGGCATGCCCAACGCCGGTAAATCCACCCTGATTACCGCCGTATCCGCCGCACGTCCCAAAATCGCCAACTACCCCTTCACCACCCTGCACCCGAACTTAGGCGTCGTGCGTATCGACGAAAATCACAGCTTCGTCATGGCAGACATCCCCGGTCTGATTGAAGGCGCGGCAGAAGGCGCAGGTCTCGGCCACCGCTTCCTCAAACACTTATCGCGCACCGGCCTGCTGCTGCACGTCGTCGATTTGGCACCCTTCGACGAAACCGTCAACCCCGCCGAAGAAGCACTCGCCATCATCAACGAATTGCGCAAATACGACGAAGAACTTTACGGCAAACCGCGCTGGCTGGTGCTGAACAAACTTGATATGCTCGACGAAGAAGAAGCCCAAGCGCGCACCGCCGCCTTCCTCGAAGCCATCGGCTGGCACTACCTGAAACCAGACGACCGCTTCCAATTCGACATGGAAACCCCGCGCCTCTTCCAAATCAGCGCGCTGACCCACCAAGGCACGCAGGAGTTGGTACACCAAATCAACCAATACCTGGCCGAGAAAAAACGTATCGAAGCTGAAAAAGCGGAGGCGGAGCAGGCAGCGGTAAATACCGAGATTGCCGAGCAGCAGCCTAAAACGGATACAGGTGTGTTTAAACCGGAGTGA
- a CDS encoding Slam-dependent surface lipoprotein → MKLNLQKTTAAVLAVLFSAGVFAANDYYNPFDYGYQNHKYGKKWGKPASEAEGEKVMKHAAYRSGVHYTNVNHMPGNVDRNGVKTVQVNDARTRQNLGRYAFNTIKSGGSEVYYGEWVGKEYAKGTNRGVFYSGDKRATSMPVSGVANYAVKGINNYTGNNPMVGTLRADFGQRVLAGSMRNNAVNMDVHARIKPSSASFEGYARANGHFGKTEGHFFGHNASALAGVAKFKTNRNLDTAYGGVKR, encoded by the coding sequence ATGAAACTGAATCTGCAAAAAACCACCGCTGCTGTTTTGGCTGTTTTGTTCAGCGCAGGCGTATTTGCCGCCAACGATTACTACAACCCGTTTGATTATGGTTACCAAAACCACAAATACGGCAAAAAATGGGGCAAACCCGCATCTGAAGCCGAAGGCGAAAAAGTGATGAAACACGCTGCCTACCGTTCAGGCGTACACTACACCAACGTGAACCATATGCCCGGCAATGTAGACCGCAACGGCGTGAAAACCGTACAGGTTAACGACGCACGCACCCGTCAAAACCTCGGCCGCTATGCGTTCAATACCATCAAGAGCGGCGGCTCGGAAGTGTATTACGGCGAATGGGTCGGTAAAGAATACGCCAAAGGCACCAATCGCGGCGTTTTCTACTCAGGCGACAAACGCGCTACTTCTATGCCGGTATCAGGCGTAGCCAACTACGCAGTTAAAGGTATCAACAACTACACCGGCAACAACCCGATGGTGGGTACTTTGCGCGCAGACTTCGGTCAACGCGTCTTGGCGGGTTCTATGAGAAACAACGCGGTAAACATGGATGTCCATGCCCGCATCAAACCATCTAGCGCATCGTTTGAAGGCTATGCCCGCGCCAACGGCCACTTCGGTAAAACCGAAGGCCACTTCTTCGGTCACAACGCAAGCGCGCTGGCCGGTGTTGCCAAATTTAAAACCAACCGCAACTTGGATACGGCATACGGCGGTGTAAAACGCTAA